Proteins from a genomic interval of Shewanella seohaensis:
- the thyA gene encoding thymidylate synthase yields the protein MQQYLDLMKHILAEGVDKSDRTGTGTRSVFGYQMRFDLSKGFPLVTTKKCHMRSIIHELLWFLKGDTNIAYLRENKVSIWDEWADENGDLGPVYGAQWRSWPTQSGDAIDQIAQVIEQIKSQPDSRRLIVSAWNVGELDKMALAPCHAFFQFYVADGKLSCQLYQRSCDVFLGLPFNIASYALLTMMVAQQCDLALGDFVWTGGDTHLYSNHMEQTALQLSREPRPLPTMTILRKPASIFDYQFEDFELTHYDPHPHIKAPVAV from the coding sequence ATGCAACAGTATTTAGACTTGATGAAGCACATCTTAGCCGAAGGTGTGGATAAATCAGACCGTACCGGTACCGGCACTCGCTCGGTGTTTGGCTATCAAATGCGTTTCGATTTGAGTAAGGGCTTCCCCTTAGTGACCACCAAGAAGTGCCATATGCGCTCGATTATTCATGAGCTATTGTGGTTTCTGAAGGGCGATACCAATATTGCTTATCTGCGTGAGAATAAAGTCAGTATTTGGGATGAATGGGCGGATGAAAACGGCGATTTGGGCCCTGTCTATGGCGCGCAGTGGCGCAGCTGGCCGACCCAAAGTGGTGATGCTATCGACCAAATCGCTCAGGTGATTGAACAAATCAAATCTCAACCCGATTCTCGTCGTTTGATTGTTTCTGCGTGGAACGTGGGTGAACTGGATAAAATGGCGTTGGCACCTTGCCATGCCTTTTTCCAATTCTATGTTGCCGATGGCAAATTATCCTGTCAGCTGTACCAGCGTAGCTGTGATGTGTTCTTAGGCTTGCCTTTCAATATCGCCAGTTATGCGCTGCTGACCATGATGGTGGCACAGCAATGTGATTTAGCTTTGGGTGACTTTGTGTGGACGGGCGGCGATACCCACTTGTACTCCAACCATATGGAACAAACGGCGTTGCAGTTAAGCCGTGAGCCAAGACCCTTACCCACCATGACTATCCTGCGTAAACCTGCTTCAATCTTTGATTATCAATTCGAAGATTTCGAACTAACTCACTACGATCCACACCCGCATATCAAAGCGCCTGTCGCCGTTTAA
- the nhaA gene encoding Na+/H+ antiporter NhaA: protein MEKAIRNFLSQESAGGILLLVAVVLAMLMANSPLAGLYQGFLGTEVQVRVGALDLHKPLLLWINDGLMALFFLLIGLEVKRELLEGALSSVAQASLPTFAAIGGMLVPAGIYLLFNYGDPVTQAGWAIPAATDIAFALGIMALLGSRVPVALKVFLLALAIIDDLGVIVIIALFYSSDLSTISLVIASIAIVGLVALNRKGVTALAPYGVLGLVLWVAVLKSGVHATLAGVIIAFCIPLRAKDGSSPSEHLEHSLHPWSTFLILPVFAFANAGVAIGNMSLDTLISPVPVGIALGLMLGKPIGVMLFSYVAVKLKLAQLPDGIGWKQIAPVAAMCGIGFTMSMFIASLAFEQADPMYGDLARLGTLIGSILAALIGYFWLSKVLPKKGV, encoded by the coding sequence ATGGAAAAAGCAATTAGAAATTTTCTGAGCCAGGAATCGGCTGGCGGCATCCTGTTATTGGTTGCTGTTGTCTTAGCCATGCTCATGGCCAACTCTCCTCTAGCGGGACTCTATCAAGGTTTTCTCGGAACTGAAGTACAAGTGCGTGTCGGCGCGCTCGATCTGCATAAGCCGCTATTGCTGTGGATTAACGATGGCCTGATGGCATTGTTTTTCTTACTGATTGGCTTAGAGGTAAAGCGTGAACTGTTAGAAGGCGCCTTATCCAGTGTGGCCCAGGCTTCACTGCCAACCTTTGCCGCGATTGGTGGTATGTTAGTGCCAGCAGGCATTTATCTGTTATTTAACTATGGCGATCCTGTGACCCAAGCTGGCTGGGCCATTCCTGCGGCCACCGATATTGCGTTTGCGTTAGGTATCATGGCGCTGCTAGGTAGCCGCGTGCCAGTGGCATTGAAGGTCTTCCTGTTGGCACTCGCCATTATTGATGACTTAGGTGTGATTGTGATTATTGCGCTCTTCTACAGCAGCGATCTCTCAACCATTAGCTTAGTGATTGCCAGCATTGCGATTGTCGGTTTAGTCGCCTTAAACCGTAAAGGTGTGACCGCATTAGCCCCCTATGGGGTATTAGGACTCGTTCTGTGGGTGGCGGTATTAAAGTCTGGCGTCCACGCGACTTTAGCCGGGGTGATTATTGCCTTCTGTATCCCTCTGCGGGCAAAGGATGGAAGTTCACCCTCTGAGCATTTAGAGCATAGCCTGCACCCTTGGAGCACCTTCCTTATCCTGCCAGTCTTTGCCTTTGCGAATGCGGGTGTGGCCATAGGTAACATGAGTTTGGACACTCTGATTTCCCCTGTACCTGTCGGGATTGCATTGGGACTCATGTTAGGTAAGCCGATTGGTGTGATGCTGTTTAGTTATGTGGCCGTCAAACTGAAGTTGGCGCAATTACCCGATGGGATTGGTTGGAAGCAGATTGCGCCTGTGGCGGCAATGTGTGGTATTGGTTTTACGATGTCGATGTTTATTGCCTCGCTGGCATTTGAGCAAGCAGACCCTATGTACGGCGACTTAGCGCGCCTTGGCACCTTGATAGGCTCAATTCTGGCGGCCTTGATCGGGTATTTCTGGTTATCAAAAGTGTTACCTAAAAAAGGAGTATAA
- the rpoE gene encoding RNA polymerase sigma factor RpoE: protein MSGQISDQQLVERVQRGDKNAFNLLVLKYQSKVVSLISRYVRNQADVTDVAQEAFIKAYRALPNFRGESAFYTWLYRIAVNTAKNYLVSQGRRAPANDVDAEDAEYYEGSDALKEFASPERLMLSDEIKKVVFETLETLPEELRMAISLRELDGMSYEDIAIIMDCPVGTVRSRIFRAREAIDKKLQPLLEE from the coding sequence ATGAGTGGACAAATAAGTGATCAACAACTCGTTGAGCGAGTACAACGGGGAGACAAAAACGCTTTTAACCTGTTGGTGCTTAAATATCAGAGTAAAGTAGTGAGCTTGATTTCACGCTATGTGCGTAACCAAGCCGACGTTACCGATGTGGCACAGGAAGCGTTTATCAAAGCTTATCGAGCTTTGCCAAACTTTCGCGGAGAAAGTGCGTTTTATACCTGGTTGTACCGTATAGCCGTGAACACGGCTAAGAATTACCTCGTGTCACAGGGGCGCAGAGCGCCTGCAAATGATGTGGATGCCGAGGATGCCGAATACTACGAAGGCAGTGATGCGCTAAAGGAGTTTGCCTCCCCAGAGCGACTAATGTTATCGGACGAAATCAAAAAAGTGGTTTTCGAGACATTAGAAACCTTGCCGGAAGAATTACGTATGGCGATTTCGCTACGTGAACTCGATGGGATGAGTTACGAGGATATTGCCATCATCATGGATTGCCCTGTGGGGACTGTAAGATCTCGCATCTTCCGCGCCCGTGAAGCAATCGATAAAAAACTCCAGCCATTACTGGAAGAGTAA
- a CDS encoding MucB/RseB C-terminal domain-containing protein: MRLILLALLALVFPAVAQEDMPAKVWLEKMSQALKEKEFKASIIQLQADHIRPLVYLHGKVNNQEVAFLEYLNGPPKNAVRVGNRVTFIEHDQPAYSILSNHIQGVWPAAFSSKMSDLEVGYQFVLGGRTRIAGRPGQMIRLLPNDEYRYGFQIWLDMDTYLPLRYDMLTQDKQLLEQLMVIELIELNEPPSILQEAYKQEWPAVIDQAERQDGQNWQFSWLPAGFSVVVRDHHRLIGSHEAVEYIALTDGLASISVYVARAGSTPLPEELITRNGLSLVSEKVGNAEVVAVGKVPTETLARIAKSLMLE; the protein is encoded by the coding sequence TTGCGTCTAATCCTGTTGGCTTTGTTAGCCTTGGTATTCCCTGCAGTGGCGCAGGAAGATATGCCTGCCAAAGTCTGGCTTGAGAAAATGAGCCAGGCTTTAAAAGAGAAAGAGTTTAAAGCATCGATTATACAACTTCAGGCCGACCATATTCGGCCTTTGGTTTATCTTCACGGTAAGGTGAATAATCAAGAAGTTGCGTTTCTTGAGTACCTCAATGGCCCGCCAAAAAATGCGGTCAGAGTGGGCAATCGAGTCACCTTTATCGAACACGATCAACCCGCCTATAGCATCCTTTCTAATCATATTCAGGGCGTATGGCCTGCGGCTTTCTCGTCAAAGATGAGTGATTTAGAAGTGGGTTATCAGTTTGTACTCGGTGGTCGTACGCGTATTGCGGGACGTCCCGGTCAAATGATCCGTTTACTGCCAAATGATGAGTACCGTTACGGTTTCCAAATTTGGCTGGATATGGACACCTATCTGCCCCTCAGATACGACATGCTGACTCAAGATAAACAATTACTTGAACAGTTGATGGTGATTGAGCTTATTGAGTTAAATGAGCCGCCATCGATTTTACAGGAAGCCTATAAGCAAGAATGGCCAGCGGTTATCGATCAGGCTGAACGCCAAGATGGACAAAATTGGCAGTTTTCTTGGTTACCAGCAGGATTTAGTGTTGTGGTGCGTGATCACCACCGTTTGATTGGCAGTCACGAGGCGGTTGAATATATTGCCTTAACCGATGGCTTAGCCAGTATTTCTGTCTATGTCGCACGAGCAGGTTCCACGCCATTACCCGAAGAGTTAATCACTCGTAATGGCTTGTCTTTGGTATCTGAAAAAGTGGGTAACGCCGAAGTAGTTGCCGTGGGTAAAGTACCGACAGAAACCTTGGCCCGTATCGCAAAAAGTCTGATGTTAGAATAA
- a CDS encoding sigma-E factor negative regulatory protein codes for MDKLGQEWVSAAVDGETDLQTMAELAADTHSHNKWRNYHVIGDAMRGELPQAMALDLSASIAAAIELEPAIVSPQVSAPEVTAAPQQVAVNAGQSRVVPLFKQFGQYAIAATVAMFAIVGVQNFNQTADDAASPSPVLITRPLVGSASPVSLQTGPVQQNQSYTNDQMNEQRRRINTYIQDHMLQQRLNTGAVVEDNSEVIPVPVNQ; via the coding sequence ATGGATAAATTAGGTCAAGAATGGGTATCTGCCGCTGTCGATGGAGAGACAGATCTGCAGACTATGGCAGAACTTGCTGCCGATACGCATTCACATAATAAATGGCGTAACTATCATGTGATAGGTGATGCTATGCGGGGTGAATTGCCCCAGGCTATGGCGTTAGACCTTTCCGCCAGTATTGCAGCTGCAATCGAACTTGAGCCTGCCATTGTCTCGCCTCAAGTGAGCGCACCTGAAGTTACAGCGGCTCCACAGCAAGTCGCCGTCAATGCTGGCCAAAGCCGCGTTGTGCCGTTATTCAAACAGTTTGGTCAGTATGCGATTGCCGCTACTGTGGCCATGTTCGCCATCGTCGGCGTTCAGAACTTTAACCAAACAGCTGATGATGCCGCGTCGCCATCGCCAGTGCTCATTACCCGTCCCCTGGTTGGTAGTGCATCGCCAGTGAGCTTACAGACAGGTCCTGTGCAGCAAAATCAGAGCTACACTAATGACCAAATGAATGAGCAACGTCGCCGAATTAACACTTATATTCAGGACCATATGTTGCAACAACGATTGAATACGGGTGCCGTTGTAGAAGACAATAGCGAGGTTATTCCCGTTCCTGTCAATCAGTAG
- the nadB gene encoding L-aspartate oxidase — translation MKQVVEHQSDILVIGSGAAGLTLALHLAEKANVILLSKGPLSEGSTYYAQGGIASVFDESDTIESHVADTLVAGAGLCDKEVVTFTAENAKSAMQWLIECGVAFDKEETAGDNAKDAPYHLTREGGHSHRRILHAADATGKEVQTTLQERALAHPNIQVLERYNAIDLITTRKLNRPGNRVLGAYVWNRNAEQVETIKAKFVALATGGSSKVYQYTSNPDVASGDGIAMAWRAGCRVANMEFNQFHPTCLYHADARNFLLTEALRGEGAYLRRPDGSRFMPDFDERAELAPRDIVARAIDYEMKRLGADCVYLDISHKDSDFIIKHFPTIYSRCLELGIDITKDAIPVVPAAHYTCGGVMTDLHGQTDLNGLYAIGEVAYTGLHGANRLASNSLLECLVFARAASQDIESQMHKIPLPGQIPAWDESKVSNSDEEVVIAHNWHELRLFMWDYVGIVRSDKRLERALRRCLMLQQEIQEYYSNFRVSNNLLELRNLVQVAELIIRCAMDRKESRGLHYNIDHPEKVDSPQPTILQPEK, via the coding sequence ATGAAACAAGTAGTTGAACACCAATCTGACATATTAGTCATAGGTAGCGGTGCCGCAGGTCTGACACTAGCTTTGCATCTTGCTGAAAAAGCAAACGTAATTCTGCTCTCAAAAGGCCCACTCTCCGAAGGGTCGACATACTACGCCCAAGGCGGTATCGCCTCCGTGTTCGATGAAAGTGACACCATCGAATCCCATGTGGCCGATACCTTAGTGGCCGGTGCCGGCTTGTGCGATAAAGAAGTGGTAACTTTTACCGCTGAAAACGCCAAGAGCGCCATGCAATGGTTAATTGAATGTGGCGTGGCATTCGATAAAGAAGAAACCGCTGGCGATAATGCCAAAGACGCACCTTATCATTTGACCCGCGAAGGCGGCCACAGCCATAGACGCATTCTGCATGCCGCAGATGCGACGGGCAAAGAAGTGCAAACCACGCTGCAAGAACGCGCCCTCGCCCATCCCAATATTCAAGTTTTAGAACGTTACAACGCCATCGACCTTATCACCACCCGTAAATTAAATCGCCCCGGCAATCGCGTGTTAGGCGCTTATGTATGGAACCGTAATGCCGAGCAGGTCGAAACCATTAAGGCAAAATTTGTCGCATTAGCAACAGGCGGTAGCTCTAAGGTCTACCAATACACCTCAAACCCCGATGTGGCGAGTGGTGATGGCATTGCCATGGCGTGGCGCGCAGGTTGCCGTGTGGCCAACATGGAATTTAATCAATTCCATCCAACCTGCCTTTACCATGCTGATGCGCGTAACTTCCTACTGACCGAAGCCCTGCGCGGTGAAGGAGCTTATTTACGTCGCCCCGATGGCAGCCGCTTTATGCCTGACTTTGACGAGCGCGCCGAACTCGCGCCCCGCGATATCGTGGCCCGCGCCATCGACTACGAGATGAAGCGTTTAGGTGCCGATTGCGTCTACTTAGACATCAGCCATAAAGACAGCGACTTTATCATCAAGCACTTCCCAACAATTTACAGTCGCTGTTTGGAACTGGGCATTGATATCACTAAGGATGCCATTCCTGTGGTGCCTGCCGCCCACTATACCTGTGGTGGTGTAATGACGGACTTGCATGGCCAAACCGACCTCAACGGTCTCTATGCCATCGGTGAAGTAGCCTATACCGGCTTACATGGTGCAAACCGCTTGGCGAGTAACTCGCTGCTCGAGTGCTTGGTATTTGCTCGCGCTGCATCGCAGGATATTGAGAGCCAAATGCACAAAATTCCATTACCGGGGCAAATTCCGGCGTGGGACGAGAGTAAAGTGTCCAACTCCGATGAAGAAGTGGTGATTGCCCACAACTGGCACGAACTGCGCCTCTTTATGTGGGATTATGTGGGGATTGTCCGCTCGGATAAACGCTTGGAGCGTGCATTGCGCCGCTGCCTGATGTTGCAACAGGAAATCCAAGAGTATTACAGCAACTTCAGGGTCAGTAATAACCTGCTGGAACTGCGTAACTTAGTGCAAGTGGCGGAGCTGATTATCCGCTGCGCGATGGATCGTAAAGAGAGCCGTGGTCTGCACTACAATATCGACCATCCCGAGAAGGTAGACTCACCGCAACCAACGATTCTGCAACCTGAAAAATAA
- a CDS encoding FAD assembly factor SdhE: MELMNIARVRWACRRGMLELDVLFQPFVENVYQDLSDEDKALFIRLLECEDPELFAWFMGHEACPDAELARMVVQVRGRAAP; encoded by the coding sequence TTGGAGTTAATGAACATTGCACGGGTCCGCTGGGCATGTCGCCGCGGAATGCTCGAATTGGACGTCTTGTTCCAGCCTTTCGTCGAAAATGTTTATCAGGATTTGTCGGATGAAGACAAGGCCCTATTCATTCGTTTACTCGAGTGTGAAGACCCTGAATTATTTGCATGGTTTATGGGTCATGAAGCCTGTCCCGATGCAGAGCTTGCCCGCATGGTAGTACAAGTCCGTGGCAGAGCGGCGCCATAG
- the lepA gene encoding translation elongation factor 4, which translates to MKHIRNFSIIAHIDHGKSTLSDRLIQVCGGLSDREMDAQVLDSMDLERERGITIKAQSVTLEYKAKNGETYQLNFIDTPGHVDFSYEVSRSLAACEGALLVVDAGQGVEAQTLANCYTALDMNLDVVPILNKIDLPQADPERVAAEIEDIVGIDAMNAVRCSAKTGVGIDEVLEVIVDQIPPPEGDPEAPLQALIIDSWFDSYLGVVSLVRIKNGVLKKGDKFKVMSTGQNHTADRVGIFTPKQTDKTELKTGEVGFVIAGIKEIHGAPVGDTLTLAKHGAEKPLPGFKKVKPQVYAGVFPISTDEYENFRDALNKLSLNDASLFFEPESSSALGFGFRIGYLGLLHMEIIQERLEREYDLDLITTAPTVVYEVLLTSGETIYVDNPADLPAINNIEEMREPIVEANILVPKEYLGNVITLCIEKRGTQVNMVYHGNQVAVTYHLPMAEVVMDFFDRLKSTSRGYASLEYNFIRFDPADMVRLDILINGDRVDALAMIIHRSNIRHRGLALVEKMKELIPRQMFDIAIQAAVGSQIIARSTVKALRKDVTAKCYGGDVSRKKKLLNKQKEGKKRMKQVGNVEVPQEAFLAVLKLNE; encoded by the coding sequence ATGAAACACATTAGAAACTTCTCAATTATTGCCCATATCGACCATGGTAAATCGACGCTATCAGATCGTCTGATTCAGGTTTGTGGCGGGTTAAGCGACCGTGAAATGGATGCGCAAGTTCTTGATTCTATGGATCTAGAGCGTGAGCGCGGTATCACGATTAAGGCCCAGAGCGTCACGTTGGAATACAAAGCCAAAAATGGCGAAACTTACCAACTTAACTTTATTGATACCCCAGGCCACGTTGACTTTTCCTATGAAGTATCTCGTTCATTAGCCGCCTGTGAGGGTGCGCTGCTCGTGGTGGATGCGGGTCAAGGCGTTGAAGCTCAAACGCTCGCGAACTGTTACACCGCGCTGGATATGAATCTGGACGTGGTACCTATCCTCAACAAAATCGATTTACCCCAAGCCGATCCTGAGCGCGTAGCCGCTGAGATTGAAGACATCGTGGGTATCGATGCGATGAACGCTGTCCGTTGCTCGGCCAAAACCGGCGTGGGTATTGACGAAGTATTAGAAGTCATCGTCGATCAAATTCCACCGCCAGAAGGCGATCCAGAGGCGCCGCTACAAGCGCTTATTATCGACTCTTGGTTTGATAGCTACTTAGGCGTTGTTTCTCTGGTACGTATTAAAAACGGCGTGCTGAAGAAAGGTGACAAGTTTAAGGTGATGTCTACCGGACAAAACCACACTGCAGACCGCGTGGGTATTTTCACACCTAAACAAACCGATAAAACCGAGCTGAAAACCGGTGAAGTAGGTTTCGTTATCGCGGGTATTAAAGAAATTCACGGTGCACCTGTGGGAGATACCTTGACGCTGGCTAAGCATGGCGCTGAAAAGCCATTACCCGGCTTTAAGAAAGTGAAGCCTCAGGTTTACGCCGGTGTGTTCCCAATTTCTACCGATGAATATGAAAACTTCCGCGATGCGCTGAACAAACTCAGCCTCAACGATGCGTCATTGTTCTTCGAACCTGAAAGTTCATCAGCACTGGGTTTTGGTTTCCGTATTGGCTATTTAGGCCTGCTCCACATGGAAATCATTCAAGAACGTTTAGAGCGTGAATACGATCTTGACCTAATCACGACGGCACCAACCGTAGTGTATGAAGTGCTGTTGACCAGTGGTGAAACCATCTATGTTGATAACCCAGCAGACTTGCCGGCGATTAACAACATTGAAGAGATGCGTGAGCCTATCGTTGAAGCTAACATTCTGGTGCCAAAAGAATACTTAGGTAACGTGATTACCCTGTGTATCGAAAAACGTGGTACCCAAGTGAACATGGTTTACCACGGTAATCAAGTGGCCGTGACTTACCACCTGCCAATGGCAGAAGTGGTGATGGACTTCTTCGACCGCTTAAAATCGACCAGCCGTGGTTATGCATCGTTAGAATACAACTTCATCCGCTTCGATCCTGCGGACATGGTGCGCTTAGACATTCTGATCAACGGCGACCGCGTAGACGCATTGGCGATGATTATTCACCGTTCAAACATTCGTCACCGTGGTTTAGCGTTGGTTGAGAAGATGAAGGAGCTGATCCCACGTCAGATGTTTGATATCGCGATTCAAGCCGCTGTTGGCAGCCAAATTATTGCCCGTTCTACCGTAAAAGCCCTACGTAAAGACGTAACGGCGAAGTGTTACGGTGGTGACGTTTCCCGTAAGAAGAAACTCTTGAATAAACAAAAAGAGGGTAAAAAACGGATGAAACAAGTGGGTAACGTTGAGGTGCCGCAAGAGGCGTTCTTAGCGGTACTTAAGCTAAACGAGTAA
- a CDS encoding SoxR reducing system RseC family protein, translated as MMEEVARVIACDNQGWLTVEVELKSTCKSCSSSESCGTSAVAQAFSAKTQQFSIQSERNCEVGELLKLGLPESVILKAAALVYLMPLLGLFAGAVFGQFFAGLLEINSDLSAIAFAALGALAAWFFGKHKAKQLEVDSQPVILAYLGSGISLEKLPV; from the coding sequence ATGATGGAAGAAGTTGCGCGGGTTATCGCCTGCGATAATCAAGGTTGGCTGACCGTCGAGGTTGAGCTTAAAAGTACTTGCAAGAGCTGCAGCAGTAGCGAGTCTTGTGGTACGTCGGCTGTGGCTCAGGCTTTTTCGGCAAAGACACAACAATTCTCCATTCAAAGTGAACGAAACTGCGAGGTTGGCGAACTGCTAAAGCTCGGTTTGCCAGAGAGCGTGATCCTGAAAGCGGCGGCCTTAGTTTATTTGATGCCGCTGCTTGGTTTATTTGCTGGCGCGGTATTTGGCCAGTTTTTCGCAGGTTTATTGGAAATCAATTCGGATCTCAGTGCGATAGCCTTTGCTGCCTTAGGTGCGTTAGCCGCTTGGTTCTTTGGAAAGCACAAGGCAAAACAACTCGAAGTCGATTCGCAACCTGTCATTTTGGCTTATTTAGGCTCAGGGATCAGTTTAGAAAAATTACCCGTTTAA
- the nhaR gene encoding transcriptional activator NhaR encodes MLHLNYNHLYYFWMIKKKGSVAKAAEALCLTPQTITGQIRALEDRLNGSLFKRVGRNLEATELGELVFRYADKMFSLSYEMLDLLNYQKDDAILFEVGIADALSKALASRVLLSVVPNDGSMHLACYEATHESLMTRLREHKLDMILSDCAGESLKYPEILSKKLGECGVSFFSAETYSADFPACLEQAQLLIPGRRTSLGQQLYRWFDEQNLKVSILGEFDDAAMMKAFGYLKRGIFVTPSVYPQEVISHGMHLLGETLDVKEEYHVMFAERMIQHPAVKRLLETDFSDLFAGLDSQVQRC; translated from the coding sequence ATGCTGCATCTTAATTACAACCATCTGTATTATTTCTGGATGATCAAGAAGAAGGGCTCTGTGGCCAAGGCGGCCGAAGCCCTTTGTCTGACGCCTCAAACCATCACGGGGCAAATTCGCGCCCTTGAAGATCGCCTTAACGGTAGTCTATTCAAACGTGTCGGACGCAATTTAGAGGCGACGGAACTCGGTGAGTTGGTATTTCGCTACGCTGATAAGATGTTTTCCCTCAGTTATGAGATGCTCGATTTACTCAACTATCAAAAAGATGATGCCATTTTATTTGAAGTGGGTATTGCCGATGCCTTGTCTAAAGCCTTAGCGAGTCGCGTATTACTTTCTGTGGTGCCCAATGACGGCTCTATGCACCTTGCCTGTTATGAAGCGACCCACGAAAGTTTAATGACCCGTTTACGCGAGCATAAACTGGATATGATCCTCTCGGACTGTGCGGGTGAGTCATTGAAATATCCTGAGATTTTATCGAAAAAACTGGGTGAGTGTGGCGTGAGCTTTTTCTCCGCTGAAACCTACAGCGCCGATTTCCCGGCTTGTTTAGAACAAGCACAATTGCTGATCCCCGGTCGTAGAACATCGCTTGGGCAACAATTATACCGTTGGTTCGATGAACAAAATCTTAAGGTGAGCATCCTAGGTGAGTTTGACGATGCGGCGATGATGAAGGCCTTTGGCTACCTGAAACGCGGGATCTTCGTTACGCCGTCGGTTTACCCTCAAGAGGTGATTTCCCATGGCATGCATCTCCTAGGTGAAACCTTAGATGTGAAGGAAGAATACCATGTGATGTTTGCCGAGCGGATGATCCAACATCCCGCGGTGAAACGTTTATTAGAGACGGATTTCAGTGATTTATTTGCCGGATTAGACAGCCAAGTTCAGCGGTGTTAA
- the lgt gene encoding prolipoprotein diacylglyceryl transferase, which translates to MALNFPNIDPVIVKFGPFDIFGQTFEPALRWYGFTYLVGFVAAMWLLNRQADRSNGLWSREQVSDLLFYGFLGVILGGRIGYVLFYHFDYFLASPMYLFKISEGGMSFHGGLMGVITAMIYIAWKQKRTFFAVADMVAPVVPIGLGAGRIGNFINGELWGRVTDVPWAMVFPSGGPEPRHPSQLYQFALEGVALFLLLYWFSKRTKKVGAVSGMFLLGYGIFRVIVETVRQPDAQLGLYWGFMTMGQILSVPMVLFGLYLILRPEGKQ; encoded by the coding sequence ATGGCATTGAATTTTCCCAATATCGATCCTGTGATCGTGAAGTTTGGTCCCTTTGATATTTTTGGACAAACCTTTGAACCCGCCCTGCGTTGGTATGGATTTACTTACTTAGTTGGCTTTGTCGCCGCCATGTGGTTACTCAATCGCCAGGCCGACCGCTCCAATGGTTTATGGTCAAGAGAACAGGTTTCCGATTTACTGTTTTATGGCTTTTTAGGGGTGATTTTAGGTGGCCGCATCGGCTACGTGCTCTTCTATCATTTCGATTATTTCCTCGCTAGCCCAATGTATTTGTTTAAGATTTCAGAAGGCGGCATGTCCTTCCACGGCGGTCTGATGGGGGTGATTACCGCCATGATTTATATCGCTTGGAAGCAAAAGCGTACCTTCTTTGCGGTCGCTGATATGGTAGCACCGGTTGTACCTATTGGCTTAGGTGCGGGCCGTATCGGTAACTTTATCAATGGTGAGTTATGGGGCCGAGTCACCGATGTCCCTTGGGCCATGGTGTTCCCAAGTGGTGGACCAGAACCTCGTCACCCATCACAACTCTATCAATTCGCCCTTGAAGGGGTCGCCTTATTCCTGCTCCTCTATTGGTTCAGTAAACGAACGAAGAAAGTCGGCGCCGTGTCGGGCATGTTCTTACTCGGATACGGGATTTTCCGTGTGATTGTTGAAACCGTAAGACAACCCGATGCGCAGTTAGGTCTCTACTGGGGCTTTATGACGATGGGGCAAATCTTATCTGTGCCGATGGTCCTCTTCGGTTTGTATCTCATTCTTCGTCCAGAGGGTAAGCAGTAA